The Lineus longissimus chromosome 8, tnLinLong1.2, whole genome shotgun sequence region TATTGGAAGACGAATAAAACCAATCGACCATCCATTCGAATCTGGTATCTATACTGGTTACCAAGCCTATCACCAAGCCTATCACTGAATGATATGTAACAACATGATTCCTATGTAATAGAACCCCAGCGAGcagtattttcatgatttgttgTGTCCACCGCGACACGATCTTGTATGGCAAAACAGTCATTATCTCGATGGTCAATAATTGCATCATAGTCTGTCTGCTCATGCAAGCACCAATATTGCCAGTATTGCTTCTCAATGATTATTGATATCGATCAATGATCGGGAATGGTCAAGTTGTCATCGTTGCTAATAATGACAGTCACTTATGTGCCGGTTGTAGCGATACTTGGAAAGAAGGAAAGCTTTTGTTGTTGTGCTTGATACGTTACTTATGATCATTGCTCTGTAACATTCATGGGCGTGGTTTTTTTTCCACAGGTCGCTATTTGACAAAAACTTAGGCTGTTCAGTGATGATTTGTGTAGCCTATGGAGTGTTGATGCTTGATTAACCCTTTTATCGGTCTCAATACTTTTACTGCCAAGCCATGTAGTCGTAGATGTGCGTTGACGAAATTCCCCCTTCCAGCAGGCAATCACTGCTCGAGAAAGGCTTTATCAAAAGAATGACACAAACACCATCTTCAAGGAAAGACAGGAACTTAAACAATACGTTTTTATCTTCGATAACACCAATTCACAAGGGTGTTGAATGCACAAACTTTGACTTACAGTACACTGATTTATAACTCTACAACATTATAAACAAAATCTATGTTCATGTTCGAGAATAATAACGCCTTAATCCTGCTGTATAACGTTTGCTAATTATTTGTGTTTCGGCTAGAGACAGGCAAGGCGTGTTTAATTGTTTCCTTTTAGCCGAGTCAATACGTTGTGGTGATTAATGGACTGAATAATACATTAATATTTGTAATAGAATGTGCTCCATGTTTATTGTTATCTGAATGGGATTAGGGCCGACATACCCCTAAGCTTGGTTTACATATCAACCTGTTAATTATCATAATTATATGTAGGTATATCAATACCGACACATTAGAATAGCCAAAACCTTTCTAAAATTTAATTCCAGACGCAATACAAGCCTCCGTGTGTCAACACTCAAACCACTCATATTTCCACTTTTCCCTCATTACAGGTGGGCCCGGTTCGAAGAAGGGACGAATCGTAGACGACTTAGTTTCCTCCTACGGCTTCCACTACCTCAGCTCCGATAATATTGTACTCGAAGAACTTCCCAAGAAAGTCAAGAATGTTGTTGAGATATCGAGTACTAAAGATCTGCAAGAATGTTTGAAGGTATGCATTACTGTTTACAGTATATACTGTAAACAGTATGCATTTACTGTTTACAAAATGCATACTGTTTACAGTATATACTGTAAACTGTCATATTTAAGGTTAGGAGCATGAACATGAAGAAGAACTAGATCATATTCAGCCATTACTCCTCTTAGACATTATCTGACACCTTATCATACGATATCAGTATTATGATATTCTGCTCTAAAAATACCATAGTCTTCCGTGAAAAATCAGACTCCATCCTCATTTGGATCGTTCAAGTGTTTACCTACTTTCTGTTGATGgttcgttaccatggttacccaTTGACAGTAAATAATGGCACTATGGTTGTTATGGGAATTAGCAGGGATTAACACTGCATGGTTAACGGAAACTCTTCCGAATCAGTTTTTAGAAAGAGATAAAACCATGTTGATGTTTCATGTTCCGTCTTTTCAGGATGATTCGAGTCGAGTGTCGCTGCGCTGGGTGCTGGAGACTATGAGGAGTCAAATGGAGAGAGAAAAAGGCGACGCGTATTTAATAGACCTTGTTCCCAATCTGCGCTTCCTGCTCAAAATCCAAAACCTTATCAAAGATGGCGAGGAAGAGTTAGAAATATTTGAACAACAAGTATGTTCATGATTTTAGGGCCCGAGTAGTCCAGCGTTGTTTTAAAGCTGTCAGATTCATAGTCAGAGTGATGACATCGCCACTAATCCAAGTTGTTACCCAACTGCACAACTTGATAAGAGCAGACAGGCTTAAACTCTTGTTTTCCCTTGCCTATTTGTCAAATATGGGCAGCCTAAATAACTTTGTGCAACAATGCACTTTTGCATAATTTTGCTCCTAGACTATGCAACAGAGAGTACCCATCAATGATCTAACACTTTTTTTTCGAACATTTTACCTGTGCTTGGGCAAAATTAACAACCTGTCCTTGAATCCTTTGACAAAAGTTGTGCTATGAACGTCTGCCTCTTCTCCACTTCAGTATCCAATCTCATTTGCCCTGAACCTGACAGTGAAGAAAGACCATGTGATCAAGAATGTGGAGGTTCACCGCGCAAAAACAGGGAAGGATCAGAAGGAGTCGGGACAAAGTGATGAGGCAGACTCTTCCAGGACCCAGGTAAGGTAGGGGTGCCTGCAAAGTATggctgaacctctctattaaggacactctcgagactgacaagtactgtcttTAGtagagaggagtcctgattagagaggtcaaagtaaatggaaacaaccaatttgggaccaaaactagtgtccttgataaaaagtatgtccttattagagaggtttcagctaaggaaggttccactgtatccccAGGAAAGCCTCTTGCTTTTGTGGAGTCCAGTAACAAGAATAGCTTCGACAGATCAATTCATAAGGAGACGTACTTCCACAGACTTGGGTATAGCACTTGTCTGCTGTTGTATTAGAACTCTTCATTTACTCTGCCCAGGCGGCTGTAGCTAATGTTTCACACTGCAATCAATAATGTTCGAATGTTTGATCCTGCTGGCTCTTTAACGAGCTAATGAGGCAATTAGTATTGTGTGATGTGGCCCCCAGGGATATCATGATGGCACTCCTGCTGATTTGCTTCAACAGTCGAGTCATAGGCCATGGTTCATTTTTAAAGTAGTGTTTCATACTGACGGAAGAAGAGAAGCTTATGAGACATTACTCTGTGCATCTTCACAATTATCAATAATTCATAGACTTGTCGAATTATGCTGGGTATATAAGAACGGGAAATTCCATTGATATGAAAAGGTGTAGAAAGAATCTTTTAACCAATTATTCTTTTCATGTTTCAGAAACGACTGAACCTATTCGAAGAGAGTGCCTCATCTTTTATGGAGTATTTCATGAATAGCCAGCGCCTTGTGACAGTGGATGTCTCGTGTGGGGTGCCTGACCTGATCTGGGCCCGAGTCAGTGAATTCTTCGCAGAAATGCGCCTTCTTCCAGTGAAAACTGTCAACACTGTCATAGTATTTTCATTCAGTAAGTTTCACCCTTACATGACTTTAAACCGCCAAATGTTCATGCCActttaaacatttttaaaatttacaCTTTTTTGGATAGATTTCGAAGTATGTGAAAATTTAGCGTCCTGTTGTACCACATAATCTGTCCTCCTGCGTCAACATATTTTTTGAATTTAGAGATTCATCTTTTTTCAGATGAATCAGATTTTAAACGACTAGATATGCAGCGATACTGCATGAATCTCATCGTCCTGCGGGACATTGTAGAGGACCCCTTTGATTCAGTTGTAAGTAAAGACCATGTTGTAAATGACTCCCCACCCCCAAAACATTCCGACAACACCTTTTGTAAAGGGGGTATTTTGAAGGGTTGCTTTTTACCCCTCGGCCCTGCCAGCCTGACCTCAGCCCGTCTGAGTGAAGGGTATTGTCATACTCAATGGTCTGTCAAGGTTTATCTATTGGTTCGTGGTCCAGACTtggcatatgtgacccgctctaccaaaactaggcgcttgtcgcatctgaactcgacaggttgatacggacttgttgttcatttccctattgtagaccttttgtgaaatgtgaccaaatcagtttgtaatagatttcacaaaaggtctacaatagggaaatgaacaacaagtccgtatcaacctgtcgagttcagatgtgacaagcgcctagttttggtagagcgagtcacatattctCTCTGACTGAAAGGCCTTTGCATTTCCACATTTGGCCACTAGGAGCTCTTCGGAGAAAATGTTTGCAATAGTTCATTCATTTTTGCTGGTCATGCATCACTGACACTTTGCTCTGTATCAATTTCAGCCCAAACTTTTACAAATATTATGTGATGCAATCGACAAGTCTCCAGCAAACATTGAGTCGTTTGCAGTGAATCTTTCTGGGACATCGGTGGAAAAACTAGTGGACAACTGCACAGTAGGTATATAGTCTCATTGCCGCAATCAATGTCACCTTCAGGTACCAAAGCCTTTTGGGGAGATGTAAAAAACCAAGATGTTGTACATGGTACCAATGCAAGGGAAAAGCATTGCCCCggcccaagttagaaaacagTAGCTCttaacaactacatgtatttcaaaggttttttttccaaatttttaatGGCAGAACATGAGTGACCTTTTTCATGGTCTTCTTGAAATTTAATGCACATTGTAAAATTAACTT contains the following coding sequences:
- the LOC135492797 gene encoding uncharacterized protein LOC135492797 gives rise to the protein MGCGGSKDQTTPENTGSKNRKPKVSILVENKVTLLEGKPKVVFIFGGPGSKKGRIVDDLVSSYGFHYLSSDNIVLEELPKKVKNVVEISSTKDLQECLKDDSSRVSLRWVLETMRSQMEREKGDAYLIDLVPNLRFLLKIQNLIKDGEEELEIFEQQYPISFALNLTVKKDHVIKNVEVHRAKTGKDQKESGQSDEADSSRTQKRLNLFEESASSFMEYFMNSQRLVTVDVSCGVPDLIWARVSEFFAEMRLLPVKTVNTVIVFSFNESDFKRLDMQRYCMNLIVLRDIVEDPFDSVPKLLQILCDAIDKSPANIESFAVNLSGTSVEKLVDNCTNNKHSIIFVDETERFLDNFIYVTAKKPVRRISLFSLQYKTISSTENEVCLFPMETNIELCRHIAVTMAEMRHSPK